The following are encoded together in the Bradyrhizobium genosp. L genome:
- a CDS encoding CaiB/BaiF CoA transferase family protein, giving the protein MMADPRTVTQGALHGVRVLDLTRFYSGPFATLMLAGFGAEVIRIDGPEQGDPTMTGPPFLGKDGVSLDRRHDSDLGLAYLKRCRAKKSITLNMRDPEGMELFRALLRKSDILVENLRPGAAERLGIDYEANRQVNPAIVHCALTGYGSTGADRRLKAYDLMIQAASGLMSITGAPDSGPSKAGTALADGITGAFAVSGILAALTEQRISGQGQFVDVAMADCLLSLVLDEPLDCYPQMGMAPRQGNRIMRFSPFNTYPTRDGAIALGAATNEDWLLLLRVMDRLDLAQDEKFMNTGWRVSNNTVIDAIVTEWSRARTTAEAIEALNKGDVAASPIRDIDDILAWEHLGARDMLQAVEHPTETVQQRVIGAGFPIKMSRTHKGYTAPSPTLGQNNEEIYGGLLGLSGPRLDELKSRRVI; this is encoded by the coding sequence ATGATGGCGGACCCGAGGACTGTGACGCAAGGCGCGCTGCACGGCGTCCGGGTGCTCGATCTGACGCGCTTCTATTCCGGCCCGTTCGCGACCCTGATGCTGGCGGGGTTCGGCGCCGAGGTCATCCGCATCGACGGGCCGGAGCAGGGCGATCCCACCATGACCGGGCCGCCATTCCTCGGCAAGGACGGCGTCTCGCTCGATCGCAGGCACGACAGCGATCTCGGGCTCGCCTATCTCAAGCGCTGCCGCGCCAAGAAGTCGATCACGCTGAACATGCGCGATCCCGAGGGCATGGAACTGTTCCGCGCGCTGCTGCGCAAATCGGATATCCTGGTCGAGAATCTGCGCCCCGGCGCGGCGGAACGGCTCGGCATCGACTATGAGGCGAACCGGCAGGTCAATCCGGCGATCGTGCACTGCGCGCTCACGGGCTATGGATCGACCGGCGCGGATCGCCGTCTCAAGGCCTACGATCTGATGATCCAGGCGGCGAGCGGCCTGATGTCGATCACCGGCGCGCCGGACAGCGGCCCCAGCAAGGCGGGCACCGCGCTCGCGGACGGCATCACGGGCGCCTTCGCCGTCTCCGGCATCCTCGCCGCGCTGACCGAGCAACGTATCTCGGGGCAGGGCCAGTTCGTCGACGTTGCGATGGCCGACTGCCTGCTGTCGCTGGTGCTGGACGAGCCGCTGGACTGCTATCCGCAGATGGGCATGGCGCCGCGGCAAGGCAATCGCATCATGCGATTTTCGCCCTTCAACACTTATCCGACGCGCGATGGCGCGATCGCGCTGGGGGCGGCCACCAACGAAGACTGGCTGCTGCTGCTGCGGGTAATGGACAGGCTCGACCTCGCGCAGGATGAGAAGTTCATGAACACCGGCTGGCGCGTCAGCAACAATACCGTGATCGATGCCATCGTCACCGAATGGTCGCGCGCCCGCACCACGGCGGAGGCGATCGAGGCGCTCAACAAGGGCGACGTCGCCGCCAGCCCGATCCGCGATATCGACGACATCCTCGCCTGGGAGCATCTCGGTGCCCGCGACATGCTGCAGGCGGTCGAGCATCCGACCGAGACGGTGCAGCAGCGCGTCATCGGTGCCGGCTTCCCGATCAAGATGAGCCGAACCCACAAGGGATACACCGCGCCGTCGCCGACCCTCGGCCAGAACAACGAGGAGATCTATGGCGGGCTGCTCGGGCTGTCCGGGCCGCGGCTCGACGAGTTGAAGTCCAGGCGGGTCATCTGA
- a CDS encoding DUF4336 domain-containing protein, whose translation MATLQQFGLEIWIAEGPCVAVAGFHYPTRMAVIRLADGNLFIWSPVRLTESLGAAVDALGPVRHIVAPNSLHHLFLAEWKRAYPGAVLYVPPGLHKQRKDIAFDADLRDMPSPDWAGQIDQVVVHGNLITTEVVFFHVRSRTVLFTDLLQQIPVELLSGWRATIARLDLMVGPEPSVPRKFRFGFTNRRAARAALGRILAWPVEKVLMAHGTPVETAAPAFLRRAFAWLIK comes from the coding sequence ATGGCGACATTGCAGCAGTTCGGTCTTGAGATCTGGATCGCCGAGGGACCATGCGTTGCTGTCGCCGGATTCCACTATCCGACCCGGATGGCCGTCATCCGGCTGGCTGACGGGAACCTATTCATCTGGTCGCCGGTCCGGCTGACCGAGAGCCTTGGCGCCGCGGTGGATGCGCTCGGTCCCGTGCGGCACATCGTGGCGCCGAATTCGCTGCATCATCTCTTTCTTGCGGAGTGGAAGCGCGCCTATCCCGGTGCCGTGCTTTACGTCCCGCCTGGCCTGCACAAGCAACGCAAGGATATCGCCTTCGATGCCGATCTTCGGGACATGCCGAGCCCCGATTGGGCCGGGCAGATCGATCAGGTGGTGGTGCACGGCAATCTGATCACTACCGAGGTGGTGTTCTTTCACGTGAGGAGCCGCACCGTGCTGTTCACCGACCTGCTGCAACAGATTCCGGTCGAACTGCTCTCGGGCTGGCGGGCAACGATCGCAAGACTGGACTTGATGGTGGGGCCAGAGCCGTCGGTGCCGCGCAAGTTTCGCTTCGGCTTCACCAACCGCCGCGCGGCGCGGGCAGCGCTGGGGCGCATTCTGGCATGGCCGGTCGAAAAGGTGCTGATGGCCCACGGTACACCGGTCGAGACCGCCGCGCCTGCATTCTTGCGCCGTGCCTTCGCGTGGCTCATCAAGTGA
- a CDS encoding LysR family transcriptional regulator, producing the protein MRTRRPRQFEVSLKHLRAANSVAVYSSFTAAAADLGMTQSAVSRLVLQLERQLGVSLFLRSTRNVILTAPGREFTASSQRLLADLGTQVDNARALGEQIKGRLIISCLLSLTHRVVPEAVLKYRKAHPGVEIHLREGLGSEVYEDVRSGLADFGVGNVTALGPEFVSDDAVQESCFAILPARHPLCKKSTLSLRELRHETFVSLPTGSGLRQQIDSVATANGIVLKHSTVVEQFGTLYDFVGANVGISIVPASALPPRAPRGVVVKKLVSPPLIRRIGILRLKNRPLTPAATGFLDIFRPLFLSASRR; encoded by the coding sequence ATGCGAACGCGCCGCCCACGCCAGTTCGAGGTCAGCCTCAAACATCTCCGCGCCGCCAACTCGGTCGCGGTCTATAGCAGCTTTACCGCGGCCGCCGCCGACCTCGGCATGACGCAGTCGGCCGTCAGTCGCTTGGTGCTGCAGCTCGAACGGCAGCTCGGCGTCTCGCTGTTCTTGCGCTCGACCCGCAACGTGATCCTGACCGCGCCCGGTCGCGAGTTCACGGCATCGTCGCAGCGCCTGCTCGCCGATCTCGGCACCCAGGTCGACAACGCCCGCGCGCTCGGCGAGCAGATCAAGGGCCGCCTGATCATCTCCTGCCTGCTGTCACTCACCCATCGCGTGGTGCCCGAGGCCGTGTTGAAGTACCGGAAGGCGCATCCCGGCGTCGAAATCCATCTGCGCGAGGGTCTCGGCAGCGAGGTCTATGAAGACGTCCGCAGCGGCCTCGCCGATTTCGGCGTCGGCAATGTCACCGCGCTCGGCCCGGAGTTCGTCAGCGACGACGCGGTGCAGGAGTCCTGCTTTGCGATCCTGCCCGCCCGCCATCCGCTCTGCAAGAAGAGCACGCTCAGCCTGCGCGAGCTGCGCCACGAGACGTTCGTGTCGCTGCCCACCGGCTCCGGCCTGCGGCAGCAGATCGACAGCGTCGCGACCGCCAATGGCATCGTGCTCAAGCACAGCACGGTCGTCGAGCAGTTCGGCACGCTCTATGATTTCGTCGGCGCCAATGTCGGCATCTCGATCGTTCCGGCCTCGGCGCTGCCGCCGCGCGCGCCGCGTGGCGTCGTCGTCAAGAAGTTGGTCTCGCCGCCGCTGATCCGCAGGATCGGAATCCTGCGGCTGAAAAATCGCCCGCTGACGCCGGCAGCCACCGGATTTCTGGACATTTTCCGCCCGCTGTTTCTCAGCGCGTCGCGGCGGTAG
- a CDS encoding inositol monophosphatase family protein translates to MKLSHADALNIGQILAEVGRTEIMPRFRRVREIEVRTKTSAFDVVTEADEKAEEAIAAALLRAFPGAAIIGEEGTSRDPAALDQVGTAELAFIIDPIDGTRNFTSSLPLFGSMVAATMRGEIVFGAIHDPVCNDTAFALRGEGAWLEMPDGKRHDLKVAAAVPVKEMDGVIGVNFLPEPLRTTVVGNISKLGMTAWLRCAAHEYRLAASGHCHLLFYNKLMPWDHAAGWLLHREAGGYSAHFDGSPYKPVNTTGGLLCAPGEASWHAVKQAILTEGG, encoded by the coding sequence GTGAAACTGTCCCATGCCGATGCGCTGAACATAGGACAAATCCTTGCCGAGGTCGGCCGCACCGAGATCATGCCGCGGTTCCGTCGCGTGCGGGAGATCGAGGTCCGCACCAAGACCTCCGCCTTCGACGTGGTCACCGAGGCCGATGAGAAGGCCGAGGAGGCGATCGCGGCAGCGCTGCTGCGCGCGTTTCCGGGTGCTGCCATCATCGGCGAGGAGGGCACGTCGCGTGACCCGGCGGCGCTCGATCAGGTCGGGACCGCGGAACTCGCCTTCATCATCGACCCGATCGATGGCACGCGCAATTTCACCTCCAGCCTGCCGCTGTTCGGCAGCATGGTGGCCGCCACCATGCGCGGCGAGATCGTGTTCGGTGCGATCCACGATCCCGTCTGCAACGACACCGCGTTCGCGCTGCGCGGCGAGGGCGCCTGGCTCGAGATGCCCGACGGCAAGCGCCACGATCTCAAGGTCGCAGCCGCGGTGCCGGTCAAGGAGATGGACGGCGTGATCGGCGTCAACTTCCTGCCCGAGCCGCTGCGCACCACCGTGGTCGGCAACATCTCCAAGCTTGGCATGACGGCGTGGCTGCGCTGCGCCGCGCACGAATATCGGCTGGCGGCATCGGGGCATTGCCACCTGCTGTTCTACAACAAGCTGATGCCGTGGGATCATGCGGCCGGCTGGCTGCTGCATCGCGAGGCCGGGGGCTATAGCGCGCATTTCGACGGATCGCCGTACAAGCCGGTCAACACGACAGGTGGGTTGTTGTGTGCGCCCGGTGAAGCGAGCTGGCACGCGGTGAAGCAGGCGATCTTGACGGAGGGTGGGTAG
- the chvE gene encoding multiple monosaccharide ABC transporter substrate-binding protein, translated as MFGLRTTLFALALAGFAGAPSGALAQSKPTIGIAMPTKSSARWIDDGNNMVKVLKDRGYGTDLQYAEDDIPNQLSQVENMVTKGAKVLVIAAIDGTTLSDALKQAKAQGITVIAYDRLIRDTPNVDYYATFDNFQVGVLQAQSIVNGLGLKDGKGPFNIELFGGSPDDNNAYFFYNGAMSVLKPYIDSGKLVVASGQMGMDKVATLRWDGATAQARMDNLLSAFYGKKRVDAVLSPYDGLSIGIISSLKGVGYGSKDQPMPYISGQDAEVPSIKAMLRGEQYSTIFKDTRDLAKVTADMVDAVLNKKEVAVNDTKSYNNGVKVVPSYLLKPVVVDKTNWEKVLVDSGYYKKSQFE; from the coding sequence ATGTTTGGGTTGAGGACCACATTGTTTGCGCTCGCGCTGGCGGGCTTCGCCGGCGCACCATCGGGCGCGCTCGCCCAGAGCAAACCGACCATCGGGATCGCGATGCCGACCAAATCCTCGGCGCGCTGGATCGATGACGGCAACAACATGGTCAAGGTGCTGAAGGACCGTGGCTACGGCACCGACCTGCAATATGCCGAAGACGACATCCCGAACCAGCTCTCCCAGGTCGAGAACATGGTGACCAAGGGCGCCAAGGTGCTGGTGATCGCGGCGATCGACGGCACCACGCTGTCGGATGCGCTGAAGCAGGCCAAGGCGCAAGGGATCACCGTGATCGCCTATGACCGCCTGATCCGCGACACGCCCAACGTCGACTATTACGCGACCTTCGATAATTTCCAGGTCGGCGTGCTGCAGGCGCAGTCGATCGTGAACGGGCTTGGCCTGAAGGACGGCAAGGGGCCCTTCAACATCGAATTGTTCGGCGGCTCGCCCGACGACAACAACGCCTATTTCTTCTACAACGGCGCGATGTCGGTGCTGAAGCCCTACATCGACAGCGGCAAGCTCGTCGTCGCCAGCGGCCAGATGGGCATGGACAAGGTCGCCACCCTTCGCTGGGACGGCGCGACCGCACAGGCGCGGATGGACAATCTGCTCAGTGCCTTCTACGGCAAGAAGCGCGTCGATGCGGTGCTGTCGCCCTATGACGGCCTGTCGATCGGCATCATCTCGTCGCTGAAGGGCGTCGGCTACGGCAGCAAGGATCAGCCGATGCCCTACATCTCCGGCCAGGACGCCGAGGTTCCCTCGATCAAGGCGATGCTGCGCGGCGAGCAGTATTCGACCATCTTCAAGGATACCCGCGACCTCGCCAAGGTGACGGCCGACATGGTCGATGCGGTGCTGAACAAGAAGGAGGTCGCCGTCAACGACACCAAGTCCTACAACAACGGCGTCAAGGTGGTTCCCTCCTATCTGCTGAAGCCGGTTGTGGTGGACAAGACCAATTGGGAGAAAGTCCTGGTTGACAGCGGCTACTACAAGAAGTCGCAATTCGAGTAG
- the cbbX gene encoding CbbX protein — protein MTQAQEQTLEKPPETIDLRHEFADLGIGAVLDQLDSELIGLKPVKTRIREIASLLLVERIRQKMALATTFPTLHMSFTGNPGTGKTTVALRMAGILHKLGFVRRGHVISVTRDDLVGQYIGHTAPKTKEILKKAMGGVLFIDEAYYLYRPENERDYGQEAIEILLQVMEQQREDMVVILAGYGDRMEKFFQSNPGFRSRIAHHVDFPDYSDAELLWIAELMLQQQNYRLSPEAREAFVRYIAARKTQPLFSNARSIRNALDRIRLRQANRIVAKLDRTLTADDVMSIEAGDVLASRVFSKPAGEGR, from the coding sequence ATGACGCAAGCACAAGAACAGACCCTTGAGAAACCGCCCGAGACCATCGATCTCCGGCACGAATTCGCCGATCTCGGCATCGGCGCCGTGCTCGACCAGCTCGATTCCGAATTGATCGGGTTGAAGCCGGTGAAGACCCGGATCCGCGAGATCGCCTCGCTGCTTCTGGTCGAGCGCATCCGGCAGAAGATGGCGCTGGCGACGACGTTTCCGACCCTGCACATGTCGTTCACCGGCAATCCCGGCACCGGCAAGACCACGGTGGCGCTGCGGATGGCCGGTATCCTGCACAAGCTCGGCTTCGTGCGCCGCGGCCACGTCATCAGCGTCACGCGCGACGACCTGGTCGGGCAATATATCGGCCACACCGCGCCGAAGACCAAGGAGATCCTGAAGAAGGCGATGGGCGGCGTGCTGTTCATCGACGAAGCCTATTATCTCTACCGTCCCGAGAACGAGCGCGACTACGGCCAGGAGGCGATCGAGATCCTGCTCCAGGTGATGGAGCAGCAGCGCGAGGACATGGTGGTGATCCTGGCCGGCTACGGCGACCGCATGGAAAAATTCTTCCAGAGCAATCCGGGGTTCCGCTCGCGGATCGCGCATCATGTCGACTTCCCCGACTATTCCGATGCCGAGCTATTGTGGATCGCCGAACTGATGCTGCAGCAGCAGAATTATCGTCTTTCTCCTGAGGCACGCGAGGCCTTCGTCCGCTACATCGCCGCGCGCAAGACGCAGCCGCTGTTCTCCAATGCCCGCTCGATCCGCAACGCGCTCGATCGCATCCGGCTGCGCCAGGCCAACCGGATCGTGGCCAAGCTCGACCGCACGCTGACCGCCGACGACGTGATGTCGATCGAGGCCGGTGATGTGCTGGCGAGCCGCGTGTTTTCCAAGCCAGCGGGCGAGGGGCGATGA
- a CDS encoding HAD family hydrolase, whose product MNQALAAIRSGGMRDIIASARALIFDVDGTLAETEEVHRQSFNEAFAEAGLDWFWDRPTYARLLRVAGGKERIRAFDQRNAVPLLSFAEIAALHRVKTARYAALIAAGGCPLRPGVWSWLSSARRRGQRLAIATTTSHGNIDALLSVALGLDWADLFETIVAGDDVPRKKPAPDVYDAVLARLALRPADCIAIEDSGNGLVAASRAGIPVVVTRSAYFHDDDLTGALLVVDDLSQVDY is encoded by the coding sequence ATGAACCAGGCGCTCGCAGCGATCCGGTCCGGTGGGATGCGGGACATCATTGCGAGCGCCCGCGCGTTGATCTTCGATGTCGACGGCACGCTCGCCGAGACCGAGGAGGTGCATCGCCAGTCCTTCAACGAGGCGTTCGCCGAAGCGGGGCTCGACTGGTTCTGGGACCGGCCGACCTATGCGCGGCTGCTTCGGGTCGCCGGCGGCAAGGAGCGCATCCGCGCATTCGATCAGCGCAACGCGGTTCCATTGCTGAGCTTTGCCGAGATCGCCGCATTGCACCGGGTCAAGACCGCGCGCTACGCCGCGCTGATCGCGGCCGGCGGCTGCCCGCTCCGGCCCGGCGTGTGGAGCTGGCTTTCCAGCGCGCGCCGCCGGGGCCAGCGTCTGGCGATCGCCACGACCACCTCGCACGGCAATATCGATGCGCTGCTGTCGGTTGCGCTGGGGCTGGACTGGGCCGATCTGTTCGAGACGATCGTTGCCGGCGACGACGTTCCACGCAAGAAGCCGGCGCCCGATGTCTACGACGCCGTGCTCGCGCGGCTCGCGCTCAGGCCGGCGGATTGCATCGCCATCGAGGATTCCGGCAACGGACTCGTCGCTGCATCGCGGGCCGGCATTCCCGTTGTCGTCACCCGCAGCGCGTATTTCCACGACGACGATTTGACCGGGGCTCTCTTGGTCGTCGATGATCTCTCTCAGGTCGACTACTGA
- a CDS encoding glycosyltransferase family 87 protein yields MPRGSGSLSVLRDADWLTADRVTAFTRVLLVLMIGAVASIPWAAPTMEVGHDFAAFWTAGRLAFAGHAGDAYGDAGRAAVAAVLGDKTYAPFFYPPTALLVWLPFALLPFAAAASVWITATGAAYSAAVRAMLRGGSVVPALAFPAAWVCALFGQNSLFSAGLLGGSALTLDRYPVAAGVLIGCLTFKPQIAFLAPLVLIVTRRWRALAAAVATTLVLVAAATALFGIDAWVGFINVLPQASAWNIGGAPGFEKFASLYAGVRLLGGSSDTAWLVQLVTAAAVIVALVLTLRTRPGGAAEIALMTAVTGLCVPFFGNYEMVILAIPGAWLAAQAIARGWLPYERVTLAALYLTPFAMVPAGANGVPLGPIAIMGLTLLVARRIRHLPPS; encoded by the coding sequence TTGCCACGGGGCTCGGGCTCGCTGTCGGTGCTGCGTGACGCCGACTGGCTGACGGCCGACCGCGTCACCGCCTTCACCCGCGTGCTGCTGGTGCTGATGATCGGCGCGGTCGCGAGCATCCCGTGGGCTGCGCCGACCATGGAGGTCGGCCACGATTTCGCGGCGTTCTGGACCGCAGGCCGGCTCGCGTTCGCAGGCCATGCCGGCGATGCCTATGGCGATGCGGGCCGCGCCGCCGTTGCCGCCGTGCTCGGTGACAAAACCTACGCGCCGTTCTTCTATCCGCCGACCGCGCTGCTGGTCTGGTTGCCCTTCGCGCTGCTGCCGTTTGCGGCGGCAGCGTCCGTCTGGATCACCGCGACTGGCGCCGCTTACTCCGCCGCGGTGCGAGCCATGCTCAGGGGCGGCTCAGTCGTGCCGGCGCTCGCCTTCCCGGCCGCCTGGGTGTGCGCGCTGTTCGGACAGAACTCGCTGTTCTCGGCCGGCCTGCTCGGCGGATCCGCGCTCACGCTCGACCGCTATCCCGTCGCCGCCGGCGTGCTGATCGGCTGCCTCACCTTCAAGCCGCAAATCGCCTTCCTTGCCCCGCTCGTGCTGATCGTGACGCGGCGCTGGCGCGCGCTCGCTGCGGCGGTCGCAACGACACTGGTGCTGGTCGCGGCAGCCACCGCGCTGTTCGGCATCGACGCCTGGGTGGGATTCATCAACGTCCTGCCCCAGGCCAGCGCCTGGAACATCGGCGGCGCACCCGGCTTCGAGAAATTCGCCAGCCTCTATGCTGGTGTCCGCCTGCTCGGTGGCTCCAGCGACACCGCCTGGCTGGTGCAGCTTGTGACCGCTGCCGCCGTAATTGTCGCGCTGGTGCTGACATTGCGAACCCGGCCCGGCGGCGCCGCCGAGATCGCGCTGATGACGGCCGTGACAGGCCTGTGCGTGCCGTTCTTCGGCAATTACGAGATGGTGATCCTGGCAATCCCGGGCGCGTGGCTGGCCGCGCAGGCGATCGCACGTGGCTGGCTGCCGTATGAACGCGTCACGCTCGCCGCGCTCTATCTCACGCCTTTCGCCATGGTGCCAGCGGGCGCCAACGGCGTGCCGCTCGGCCCGATCGCAATCATGGGACTGACCCTGCTGGTGGCTCGCCGTATCAGGCATCTGCCGCCGTCGTGA
- the mmsB gene encoding multiple monosaccharide ABC transporter permease: protein MTDKTVSLPEVPTHTGFIKNNLRNYGMLLSLLAIMLFFEIVTDGTLLQPLNLTNLVLQNSYIVIMALGMLLVIVTGHIDLSVGSVAGFVGAVAAVLMVRYHVSYPIAFVACLVVGAAIGAAQGYWVAYFGIPSFIVTLAGMLVFKGLALAVLQGQSLGPFPSTFQKLSSGFIPELFPSAGTLYPTSLLIGIVLAFALVLASAKTRARELSHGISVEPYVFFVAKSVALAGAVLYFTYLIASHRGLPNVLVIMTALIALYGFVTRRTVIGRQIYAVGGNAKAAKLSGVKTERLTFFTFVNMGVLAALAGLVFAARLNTATPKAGLGFELDVIAACFIGGASAYGGVGRVGGAVVGAMIMGVMNNGMSILGIGIDYQQVIKGLVLLGAVCIDVYNQRR, encoded by the coding sequence ATGACCGATAAGACGGTGTCACTTCCCGAGGTTCCGACGCATACCGGTTTCATCAAGAACAATCTGCGCAACTACGGCATGCTGCTGTCGCTGCTTGCGATCATGCTGTTCTTCGAGATCGTGACCGACGGTACGCTGCTGCAGCCGCTCAACCTCACCAACCTCGTGCTGCAGAATAGCTACATCGTGATCATGGCGCTCGGCATGTTGCTGGTGATCGTCACCGGGCACATCGATCTTTCGGTCGGATCGGTCGCGGGCTTCGTCGGCGCGGTCGCGGCCGTCTTGATGGTGCGCTACCACGTCAGCTACCCGATCGCCTTCGTCGCCTGCCTCGTGGTCGGCGCCGCGATCGGAGCGGCGCAGGGCTACTGGGTGGCCTATTTCGGCATTCCGTCTTTCATCGTGACCTTGGCCGGCATGCTGGTGTTCAAGGGCCTGGCGCTCGCGGTGCTGCAGGGCCAGTCGCTCGGGCCGTTCCCGTCGACCTTCCAGAAATTGTCGTCGGGCTTCATCCCGGAGTTGTTTCCGAGCGCCGGCACGCTGTATCCGACCTCGCTCCTGATCGGCATCGTGCTTGCCTTCGCGCTGGTGCTGGCAAGCGCCAAGACCCGTGCGCGCGAGTTGTCGCACGGCATCTCGGTCGAGCCTTATGTGTTCTTCGTCGCCAAGAGCGTGGCGCTGGCGGGCGCGGTGCTCTACTTCACCTATCTGATCGCCTCGCATCGCGGCCTGCCCAACGTGCTTGTCATCATGACGGCGCTGATTGCACTCTATGGTTTTGTCACGCGGCGCACCGTGATCGGCCGGCAGATCTATGCGGTCGGTGGCAATGCCAAGGCGGCGAAGCTGTCGGGCGTCAAGACCGAGCGGCTGACCTTCTTTACCTTCGTCAACATGGGCGTGCTCGCGGCGCTCGCTGGTCTCGTGTTCGCCGCGCGGCTCAACACGGCGACGCCGAAGGCCGGGCTTGGCTTCGAGCTCGACGTGATCGCCGCCTGCTTCATCGGCGGTGCCTCGGCCTATGGCGGCGTCGGCCGTGTCGGCGGAGCGGTGGTCGGCGCCATGATCATGGGCGTGATGAACAACGGCATGTCGATCCTCGGCATCGGCATCGATTACCAGCAGGTCATCAAGGGCCTGGTGCTGCTCGGCGCCGTCTGCATCGATGTCTACAACCAGCGACGCTGA
- the mmsA gene encoding multiple monosaccharide ABC transporter ATP-binding protein — MTAMLEMRGVSKSFAGVQALRDVSFTVEAGQIHALVGENGAGKSTLMKVLSGVYPAGSYEGSIVFDGEERRFRDINDSEALGIIIIHQELALIPQMSIAENIFLSHPPSRFGVIDRNTVYRRTAELLAQVGLREQPDTLVTDLGVGKQQLVEIAKALSKRVKLLILDEPTASLNEADSAALLERLMTFREQGIASILISHKLNEVARVADRITVLRDGRTVDSLDCSTEKIEEDRIIRSMVNRDLAHRFPERNVAIGDPVLTVANWSVHHPLHTARQVIRNVDFTVRRGEVIGIAGLMGAGRTEFAMSLFGRAWGTNISGKVRLDGREPDLSSVPAAIDAGLAYVTEDRKQLGLILGHDVRKNVTLSSLRQVAERGVIDDLVELKAASDYRSRMRIRCSDVYQETGQLSGGNQQKVVLSKWLMTDPKVLLLDEPTRGIDVGAKYEIYCIINELAEAGKGVVVISSEMPELLGICDRICVMNDGAFVGEFAAADATQEKIMRAIMRNVRMPGAGAALQGAAQ, encoded by the coding sequence ATGACGGCAATGCTTGAGATGCGCGGCGTCAGCAAGAGCTTTGCCGGCGTGCAGGCGCTGCGCGACGTCAGCTTCACCGTGGAGGCCGGCCAGATCCATGCGCTAGTCGGCGAGAACGGTGCCGGCAAGTCGACCCTGATGAAGGTGCTGAGCGGGGTGTACCCCGCCGGCAGCTACGAAGGGTCGATCGTGTTCGACGGCGAAGAGCGCCGGTTCCGCGACATCAACGACTCCGAAGCGCTGGGGATCATCATCATCCACCAGGAGCTGGCGCTGATCCCGCAGATGTCGATCGCCGAGAACATCTTCCTGTCCCATCCGCCATCCCGGTTCGGCGTGATCGATCGCAACACGGTGTACCGTCGCACCGCGGAGCTGCTCGCGCAGGTCGGCCTGCGGGAGCAGCCGGATACGCTGGTCACCGATCTCGGCGTCGGCAAGCAGCAGCTGGTCGAGATCGCCAAGGCGCTGTCCAAGCGGGTCAAGCTCCTGATCCTCGACGAGCCGACCGCGAGCCTCAATGAGGCCGACAGTGCGGCGCTGCTGGAGCGGCTGATGACGTTCCGCGAGCAGGGCATCGCCTCGATCCTGATCTCGCACAAGCTCAACGAGGTCGCCCGCGTCGCTGACCGCATCACGGTGCTGCGCGACGGCCGCACCGTCGACAGCCTCGATTGCAGTACCGAAAAGATCGAGGAGGACCGCATCATCCGCAGCATGGTCAATCGCGATCTCGCGCATCGCTTCCCGGAGCGCAATGTCGCGATCGGCGATCCCGTGCTGACGGTCGCGAACTGGTCGGTGCATCATCCGCTGCACACCGCGCGGCAGGTGATCCGGAACGTCGATTTCACCGTGCGCCGCGGCGAGGTGATCGGCATCGCCGGCCTGATGGGCGCCGGCCGCACCGAATTCGCGATGAGCCTATTCGGCCGCGCCTGGGGCACCAACATCTCCGGCAAGGTCCGTCTCGACGGACGCGAGCCTGATCTGTCCAGCGTGCCGGCGGCGATCGACGCTGGGCTTGCCTACGTCACCGAGGACCGCAAGCAGCTCGGGCTGATCCTCGGCCACGACGTCCGCAAGAACGTCACGCTGTCGAGCCTTCGCCAGGTCGCCGAGCGCGGCGTGATCGACGACCTGGTCGAGCTGAAGGCCGCGAGCGACTACCGCAGCCGGATGCGGATCCGCTGTTCCGACGTCTATCAGGAGACCGGCCAGCTCTCCGGCGGCAACCAGCAGAAGGTGGTGCTGTCGAAGTGGCTGATGACCGACCCCAAGGTGCTGCTGCTGGACGAACCGACGCGAGGCATCGATGTCGGGGCCAAATACGAGATTTACTGTATCATCAACGAGCTCGCGGAGGCCGGCAAGGGCGTCGTGGTGATCTCGTCGGAAATGCCGGAACTGCTCGGCATTTGCGACCGGATCTGCGTCATGAATGACGGCGCCTTCGTCGGCGAGTTCGCGGCCGCCGACGCCACGCAGGAGAAGATCATGCGCGCCATCATGCGCAATGTCAGGATGCCCGGCGCCGGCGCGGCGCTGCAAGGAGCGGCACAATGA